From a single Sphingosinicellaceae bacterium genomic region:
- a CDS encoding AMP-binding protein, whose amino-acid sequence MAPAIERETLRRIVASLVATEIGRGRNLDPVGRAEDPAAWTDEEALSVGSIVLDSLETMYAAAAVHEMFGSDNAEEDHPRRSPVTVGEWLDDISLAQSRENARLTVMTSGSTGRPKPCVHAVTDLQDEAAYFCERLPSIKRVVALVPAHHIYGLIWTALLPARLGIPVISASAANLPRLQDEDLIVAVPDQWVAILRSRICWPLKVCGVSAGAPLDDRVASELLGAGLHHLYDVYGSSETGGIAVREAPNAAYVLLPRWRFASPPGAATSVLIDRLGRGVQLPDHLAIKGDASFTVLGRRDGAVQVGGLNVWTEYVASVLRRCPGVADITVRLGDHGRLKAFIVPAEAGDETALLDGLRRHAMRLLTSEQRPTSFSFGVTAPRNILGKRCDWS is encoded by the coding sequence ATGGCGCCAGCCATCGAGCGGGAAACACTACGCCGGATTGTTGCATCACTCGTCGCGACGGAAATTGGACGCGGGCGCAATCTCGACCCAGTTGGACGGGCTGAGGACCCGGCCGCCTGGACGGACGAGGAAGCATTGTCGGTTGGATCGATCGTCCTTGATTCGCTGGAGACCATGTACGCGGCGGCAGCCGTCCATGAGATGTTCGGGTCCGATAATGCCGAAGAGGACCATCCCCGGCGCTCGCCGGTCACGGTTGGAGAATGGCTTGACGATATCAGCCTCGCGCAAAGTCGGGAAAATGCCCGGCTGACCGTCATGACATCCGGTTCCACGGGCCGCCCCAAGCCGTGCGTTCACGCCGTCACCGATCTTCAGGACGAAGCCGCGTATTTCTGCGAACGGCTGCCGTCCATCAAGCGCGTCGTCGCACTGGTGCCTGCACATCATATTTACGGGCTCATTTGGACCGCACTGCTTCCGGCAAGGCTCGGTATACCGGTGATCTCTGCATCGGCGGCAAACCTGCCTCGACTTCAGGACGAAGACTTGATCGTTGCCGTCCCTGACCAATGGGTAGCGATACTCCGTTCGCGAATATGCTGGCCGCTGAAAGTTTGCGGGGTCAGTGCTGGCGCACCGCTCGATGACAGAGTGGCGAGCGAGCTACTCGGCGCGGGGCTACACCACCTCTACGATGTCTATGGTTCTTCCGAGACCGGGGGTATCGCTGTTCGCGAAGCGCCGAACGCCGCCTATGTGCTACTGCCGCGATGGCGCTTTGCATCACCGCCCGGAGCAGCGACTTCGGTGCTTATCGATCGCCTAGGCCGGGGGGTACAACTGCCGGATCACCTCGCGATCAAAGGCGATGCGAGCTTTACGGTGCTGGGGCGGCGGGACGGGGCGGTGCAGGTCGGTGGCCTCAACGTCTGGACCGAATACGTCGCATCCGTCCTGCGACGCTGCCCCGGCGTTGCCGACATCACCGTACGGCTCGGCGATCATGGTCGCCTAAAGGCGTTTATCGTGCCTGCCGAGGCGGGCGATGAAACCGCTCTACTCGATGGCCTGAGGCGGCATGCCATGCGGCTTCTGACATCCGAGCAGCGACCAACTTCTTTCAGCTTTGGCGTCACCGCTCCGCGAAACATTCTGGGAAAGCGGTGTGACTGGTCATGA